One window of Rhodothermales bacterium genomic DNA carries:
- the pstC gene encoding phosphate ABC transporter permease subunit PstC, whose protein sequence is MSEVAKKRLDVPKDRIDAAWIIDKLVQVIMFIGGISAIVFILGIFVFIFREGLSFVFDRFDVVEFFTSIRWAPTSNSNPTYGALGLIVGTASVTGMAMLVAIPFSLGAAIYIAEFATGRTREVLKVVVELLAAIPSVVWGFIGLSIMNKFIIDVFDVPIGLNVLNAGIILGLMAAPIMTTIAEDALKAVPDRFREAAEAMGATRWQVIRKVILPAARNGLVSAVLLGVGRAFGETMAVLMASGHAINIPDSVFDSVRTLTATIAAELGETAVGSDHYGALFALGIFLFIITFIINLTADLVVRGIRNK, encoded by the coding sequence ATGAGCGAGGTAGCCAAGAAGAGGCTTGATGTCCCGAAGGACCGCATCGATGCAGCCTGGATCATAGACAAACTGGTCCAGGTCATCATGTTTATCGGTGGCATTTCGGCCATCGTATTCATCCTGGGCATCTTCGTCTTCATTTTCCGGGAAGGCCTTTCGTTCGTATTCGATCGTTTTGACGTGGTCGAGTTCTTTACCTCGATCCGGTGGGCACCCACGTCCAACTCCAATCCCACCTACGGCGCCCTTGGCCTGATTGTGGGAACGGCGAGTGTGACGGGCATGGCCATGTTGGTAGCGATCCCGTTCTCCCTCGGGGCGGCCATTTACATCGCCGAATTCGCCACGGGCAGAACCCGAGAGGTGCTGAAGGTCGTGGTCGAACTCCTAGCCGCCATTCCGTCGGTGGTATGGGGCTTCATCGGGCTGTCGATCATGAACAAGTTCATCATCGACGTCTTCGACGTGCCCATCGGCTTGAATGTGCTGAATGCCGGCATCATCCTCGGCCTGATGGCGGCCCCAATCATGACCACCATTGCCGAGGACGCGCTCAAGGCCGTACCTGATCGGTTCCGCGAAGCCGCGGAGGCCATGGGTGCTACGCGCTGGCAGGTCATCCGAAAAGTGATCCTTCCCGCCGCTCGGAACGGCCTGGTATCGGCCGTCCTGCTCGGTGTAGGGCGAGCGTTCGGTGAAACGATGGCCGTGCTGATGGCGTCCGGTCACGCCATCAACATTCCGGACAGCGTATTCGATTCGGTGCGCACGCTGACCGCCACCATCGCCGCCGAACTGGGTGAGACCGCAGTCGGATCCGATCACTACGGAGCCCTCTTTGCGCTGGGGATTTTCCTCTTCATCATCACCTTTATCATCAACCTGACCGCCGACCTCGTCGTGCGAGGCATCCGCAACAAGTAG
- the pstA gene encoding phosphate ABC transporter permease PstA, protein MFQSTALNVRNDQIQRRFRVLFMIMTLLLALPVVIILTLLVIRGGPALSASFLFEFPTQGMTAGGVFPALVGTMALAGLSLAIDLPLGIAAAIYLSEYAPDNALTRTINLAIINLAGVPSIVHALFGVGAFVIFFNFGTSILAASLTLAIMAMPVVIVATRESLQAVPQSFREACWAMGATKWQTLWRMVLPNSISGILTGVILEISRTAGETAPIMFTGAAFFLPFLPESVYDQTMALSLHLFVVSTQVPDVPEHLPYGVALLLILIVLLMNAASIAFRTYLRGQKKW, encoded by the coding sequence ATGTTTCAAAGCACCGCACTAAACGTCCGTAATGATCAGATCCAGCGACGCTTCCGCGTCCTGTTCATGATCATGACGCTGCTGCTGGCTCTGCCGGTGGTCATCATCCTGACGCTGCTCGTCATACGAGGAGGACCGGCCCTGTCCGCGTCGTTCCTGTTCGAGTTTCCGACCCAGGGAATGACGGCCGGGGGCGTCTTTCCGGCGCTGGTCGGCACCATGGCGCTGGCTGGCCTCTCGCTTGCGATCGACCTCCCGCTCGGCATTGCCGCAGCGATCTATTTGAGCGAGTACGCTCCGGACAACGCGCTGACCCGCACCATCAACCTGGCCATCATCAACCTGGCGGGTGTGCCCAGCATTGTGCACGCCCTGTTTGGCGTGGGCGCGTTCGTCATCTTCTTCAACTTCGGGACCAGCATCCTGGCAGCCAGCCTCACGCTGGCCATCATGGCGATGCCGGTCGTGATTGTGGCGACCCGCGAGTCGCTGCAGGCCGTTCCGCAATCGTTCCGCGAGGCCTGCTGGGCGATGGGCGCCACAAAGTGGCAGACCCTCTGGCGCATGGTCCTTCCGAACTCCATCAGCGGCATCCTCACGGGGGTGATCCTGGAGATCTCCCGCACGGCCGGAGAGACCGCGCCGATCATGTTTACGGGAGCAGCCTTCTTTCTGCCATTTCTGCCGGAAAGCGTGTATGACCAGACCATGGCGCTATCCCTGCACCTGTTCGTGGTCTCCACGCAGGTTCCAGATGTGCCGGAGCACCTCCCCTACGGTGTGGCGCTTCTCCTCATCCTGATCGTCCTCTTGATGAACGCGGCCTCGATCGCCTTCCGGACCTATCTCCGGGGGCAGAAGAAGTGGTAG
- a CDS encoding phosphate ABC transporter ATP-binding protein — MTETMTQVKPVLEVKNLGVRYGAKTALSDVSLDIRENEIFGIIGPANAGKTSFLRAVNRMDQFDSGMQVTGEVLYAGDDIRKWRNAYAIRRRIGVVFPLPVGLPLSVYENVAFAPRIRGVRKKADLDVIVERCLRRAALWDEVKDRLDSLGSLLSGGQQQRLTIARALSQDPAILMLDEFSIAVDPVTTMRIEDVLKELKNEMTIILVTNLVQQAQRLADRTALFLNGRCHEIGDTADLFAGKVEKQETMDYIEGRFG, encoded by the coding sequence ATGACAGAGACCATGACGCAGGTCAAACCGGTACTCGAGGTCAAGAACCTGGGCGTACGGTACGGAGCCAAGACCGCGCTCTCGGACGTGTCGCTGGACATTCGGGAGAACGAGATTTTCGGCATTATTGGCCCCGCAAACGCCGGTAAGACCTCGTTCCTGCGGGCGGTGAACCGCATGGACCAGTTCGACTCCGGCATGCAGGTGACCGGAGAAGTGCTCTACGCGGGCGATGACATCCGGAAATGGCGCAACGCCTATGCCATCCGTCGCCGGATCGGTGTCGTGTTCCCCCTTCCTGTCGGCCTGCCGCTCAGCGTCTACGAGAACGTGGCGTTCGCGCCGCGCATCCGCGGCGTCCGCAAGAAGGCGGACCTCGACGTCATCGTCGAACGGTGTCTGCGTCGGGCGGCCCTCTGGGATGAGGTCAAGGATCGACTTGACTCGCTGGGCAGCCTGCTCTCCGGCGGGCAGCAGCAGCGTTTGACGATTGCCCGCGCGCTCAGCCAGGATCCGGCCATTCTGATGCTGGATGAGTTTTCGATCGCAGTCGACCCCGTGACGACGATGCGCATCGAGGATGTCCTGAAGGAATTGAAGAACGAGATGACCATCATTCTCGTCACCAACCTTGTGCAACAGGCACAGCGCCTTGCCGATCGAACCGCCCTGTTCCTGAACGGGCGATGTCACGAAATCGGAGATACGGCGGACCTGTTCGCAGGAAAGGTCGAGAAGCAGGAGACCATGGACTACATCGAGGGACGCTTTGGTTGA
- a CDS encoding phosphate ABC transporter ATP-binding protein: protein MVDTLAHTTPGGPLAADRIAVRTEKLNLWYGTFQALFDVDFDVKQGLITSLIGPSGCGKSTLLRCMNRINERLGYVRTEGVVEIAGHNIYADEIELAQLRKQVGMVFQRPNPLPISIRDNVLFGLRMHTPRDQALTKQQEEEVLERVLSEVLLWDQVKDRLGDTATRLSLEEQQKLCIARLLPLKPEVILMDEPCSALDPKATEAVEELIWAMRGDFTIVLVTHNMAQARRASDECAFMLLGKMIEHSQTADLFVTPTDERTADYIEGRYG, encoded by the coding sequence TTGGTTGATACCCTTGCCCATACCACGCCGGGCGGGCCGTTGGCTGCGGACCGCATCGCCGTCAGGACGGAGAAGCTCAATCTCTGGTACGGCACGTTTCAGGCGCTCTTTGACGTGGACTTCGACGTCAAGCAGGGCCTGATCACGTCATTGATCGGACCATCCGGCTGCGGAAAGTCCACCCTCCTGCGCTGCATGAATCGCATCAATGAGCGATTGGGTTACGTGCGCACCGAGGGCGTGGTAGAGATCGCCGGACACAATATCTACGCGGACGAGATCGAACTGGCCCAGCTGCGCAAGCAGGTGGGAATGGTCTTTCAGCGCCCGAATCCTCTCCCGATTTCGATTCGGGACAATGTGCTCTTCGGCCTCCGGATGCACACACCTCGCGATCAAGCGCTCACGAAACAGCAGGAAGAGGAAGTCCTGGAGCGTGTGCTTTCCGAGGTGCTGCTCTGGGATCAGGTAAAGGATCGGCTTGGGGACACGGCCACCCGTCTTTCGCTGGAAGAGCAACAGAAGCTCTGCATCGCGAGGCTTCTGCCGCTCAAACCAGAGGTCATCCTGATGGACGAGCCCTGTTCGGCCCTGGACCCCAAGGCGACGGAGGCCGTCGAGGAGTTGATCTGGGCCATGCGTGGCGACTTTACGATCGTTCTGGTCACGCACAACATGGCGCAGGCCAGAAGGGCCAGCGATGAGTGTGCCTTCATGCTCCTGGGCAAGATGATCGAGCACTCCCAGACAGCAGACCTGTTCGTCACTCCAACGGACGAGCGCACGGCAGACTACATCGAAGGCCGCTACGGCTGA
- a CDS encoding FAD-dependent oxidoreductase, translating to MRITVIGGGLMGLCATRSLLERGAEVQLVDAALPAASRDYHRLIRVTYGGLSGYGKMAREALHAWRRLTMGSGQTLFHPSGILLAGPPGSPWVESSLAGLDPAECSPEDGPQEWDLAHRSRYRIATGGMLFANRILDYLYDSLVGEVVHGLAVEVDPFSGTTWLKSGQVLKADRVLVATGHHEWPSGSPGRHTRRSRQPVAYLDGPDRADLPVILDLSEPDGFYFFPPVAGLPGKFGSHAFGPPGDGTTVITVQERSDLNALLEARGLASTPYTVSGFGMCHYDVSEDERFIAQFAGRGLWLSGFSGHGFKFGPLIGDRVAACLLGDLDEPAFSEWFAGRS from the coding sequence GTGAGGATCACGGTCATCGGCGGGGGCCTCATGGGGTTGTGTGCCACCCGAAGCCTCCTGGAACGCGGAGCCGAGGTGCAGCTGGTGGACGCGGCACTTCCTGCTGCTTCACGGGACTACCACCGGCTCATCAGGGTCACCTACGGAGGACTGTCCGGGTACGGAAAGATGGCACGGGAGGCACTGCATGCGTGGCGAAGGCTGACGATGGGCTCCGGTCAGACGCTTTTCCACCCTTCCGGCATTCTCCTCGCCGGACCGCCCGGCTCCCCCTGGGTAGAGTCTTCGCTTGCCGGCCTGGATCCAGCGGAATGCTCGCCAGAGGACGGCCCGCAGGAATGGGACCTGGCCCATCGTTCCCGCTATCGCATTGCAACCGGCGGGATGCTGTTTGCGAATCGCATCCTCGACTACCTTTACGACTCGTTGGTCGGCGAGGTCGTGCACGGCCTGGCAGTGGAGGTAGACCCCTTCTCCGGGACCACCTGGTTGAAGTCCGGTCAGGTTTTGAAGGCCGACCGGGTTCTTGTTGCTACCGGGCATCACGAGTGGCCCTCGGGTTCACCGGGTAGACATACCCGACGGTCCCGTCAGCCGGTGGCTTATCTGGACGGTCCGGACCGCGCCGATCTGCCTGTGATCCTTGACCTTTCCGAGCCGGACGGATTCTACTTCTTTCCCCCGGTTGCCGGTCTGCCGGGCAAGTTCGGAAGCCACGCCTTTGGACCTCCGGGCGACGGAACGACGGTGATCACGGTTCAGGAGCGGTCCGACCTGAACGCTCTCCTGGAAGCACGCGGGTTGGCCTCAACCCCATACACGGTCAGTGGCTTCGGCATGTGTCACTACGACGTGTCAGAGGATGAGCGCTTCATCGCACAGTTCGCAGGGAGAGGCCTGTGGCTAAGCGGTTTTTCCGGTCACGGCTTCAAGTTTGGCCCGCTCATAGGAGACCGTGTGGCGGCGTGCCTCCTGGGCGATCTGGATGAGCCTGCTTTTTCCGAGTGGTTCGCGGGACGCAGCTGA